A DNA window from Mucilaginibacter xinganensis contains the following coding sequences:
- a CDS encoding ROK family protein encodes MKLTPQPLKVLSIDIGGSNIKGTILNEKGELQKKYEKTPTPVPASPENVINSIKTLVKDFPEYNKISVGFPGFVKNGVIKTAPNLSNELWKDFDLANKLKEVLGQETKVVNDADMQGLGVVDGKGLELVITLGTGFGTAVLLDGNLLPHLEFSHQPFGKEDSYDKYIGEAALEKVGDKKWNKRMKKVFDVLKTVFNYDYLYIGGGNSDKLTFKLDKNMKIVSNVDGIKGGARLWVNTNAPETIKPVKIQKK; translated from the coding sequence AACCATTAAAAGTACTCTCCATTGATATTGGGGGTTCTAACATAAAAGGAACCATCCTTAACGAAAAAGGGGAACTGCAAAAAAAATATGAAAAGACCCCTACCCCTGTTCCGGCAAGCCCGGAGAATGTTATAAATTCAATAAAAACATTGGTGAAGGACTTTCCTGAGTACAACAAGATTTCGGTTGGATTTCCGGGATTTGTAAAGAACGGGGTAATTAAAACTGCACCCAATTTGAGCAACGAGCTTTGGAAAGACTTTGACCTGGCCAATAAACTGAAAGAAGTTTTGGGCCAGGAAACAAAAGTGGTTAACGATGCCGATATGCAGGGCCTGGGGGTAGTTGACGGAAAAGGGCTGGAGCTGGTGATTACCCTGGGTACGGGTTTTGGCACCGCAGTGCTGCTGGATGGCAATTTATTACCGCACCTGGAATTTTCGCACCAGCCTTTTGGCAAGGAAGACTCATACGATAAATATATTGGTGAAGCTGCACTTGAAAAAGTGGGCGACAAGAAATGGAATAAACGAATGAAAAAAGTTTTTGATGTTTTAAAGACTGTATTCAATTATGATTATTTATATATAGGAGGCGGCAACTCCGACAAACTCACATTTAAGCTTGATAAGAACATGAAAATTGTTTCGAATGTGGACGGGATAAAAGGCGGGGCAAGACTGTGGGTAAATACCAATGCACCCGAAACTATCAAACCAGTAAAAATTCAAAAGAAATAA